The Mugil cephalus isolate CIBA_MC_2020 chromosome 19, CIBA_Mcephalus_1.1, whole genome shotgun sequence genome has a window encoding:
- the enoph1 gene encoding enolase-phosphatase E1: MATLSIPACTSALLLDIEGTTTPITFVKDILFPYIKEHLEEYLSSHWEEDECKQDVHLLKKQIEEDMRQNRSCPVHAVDQTVHTDEEKAIREVVDNVLWQMAADRKSTALKQLQGHMWRAAYSSGRIKGEVYQDVVPSIRTWRGQGLKVYIYSSGSVEAQKLLFGYSVEGDVLELFDGHFDTNIGAKVDCKSYERIAERIGCRPEEVTFLTDVTREAKAAEEAGMNVVLVVRPGNMELTDEERSHYNLITSFNQLQLAGRA; encoded by the exons atggcCACTCTTTCTATTCCTGCATGCACCAGCGCGCTGCTGCTGGATATTGAAGGGACCACCACGCCGATCACGTTTGTAAAG GACATCTTATTTCCATACATCAAGGAGCATCTGGAGGAGTATTTGTCTTCTCACTGGGAGGAAGACGAGTGCAAACAAGACGTTCATCTCCTGAAGAAGCAG aTCGAGGAGGACATGAGGCAGAACCGGTCGTGTCCCGTCCACGCCGTGGACCAGACGGTCCACACGGACGAGGAGAAGGCCATCAGGGAGGTGGTGGACAACGTGCTGTGGCAGATGGCGGCGGACAGGAAGTCCACGGCGCTCAAACAGCTGCAGGGACACATGTGGAGGGCGGCGTATTCCTCAGGGAGAATCAAAGGCGA GGTTTATCAGGACGTGGTTCCGTCCATCAGGACGTGGAGAGGACAAGGACTGAAGGTTTACATCTACTCCTCTGGAAGCGTCGAGGCTCAGAAGCTTCTGTTCGGATACTCGGTGGAAGGAGACGTTTTAGAA TTATTTGACGGACACTTTGACACAAACATAGGAGCTAAAGTCGACTGTAAAAGCTACGAGCGGATCGCGGAGAGGATCGGATGTCGGCCCGAGGAAGTCACGTTCCTGACGGACGTCACTCGAG AGGCTAAAGCAGCAGAAGAGGCCGGGATGAACGTGGTGCTGGTGGTGAGGCCTGGAAACATGGAGCTGACGGACGAGGAACGGTCTCACTACAACCTCATTACCTCCTTTAACCAGCTGCAGCTGGCGGGACGAGCTTAA
- the tmem150c gene encoding transmembrane protein 150C → MLRGCSLWALLPPVYSVVTAAGLWLVYAVAVYHENVITLGAPYRKRNGTHYPPFISVAGNFPPASCIFSEVMTLAAFGGFVIAVLRYLQLRNRNIKPWLNVTSLVAFSAGCFGMTLVGNFQIFNMKMIHNVGTQMTFGLGTLFCWMQSYITLRVNLNNEGRKVAVARFLLSGAITVCIILKTYFFVMSQRTEGAQCQWSLVMFFLIFLSTFGIDFRHIRLQIVCSDRDADASQGPVTRLQTSDQL, encoded by the exons ATGTTGCGTGGCTGCAGCCTGTGGGCTCTTCTTCCTCCCGTCTACTCTGTGGTCACTGCTGCTGGACTGTGGCTGGT ATACGCTGTAGCTGTCTATCATGAGAACGTCATAACCTTGGGCGCCCCCTACAG GAAAAGAAATGGAACCCACTACCCTCCCTTCATCAG TGTTGCAGGAAACTTTCCACCAGCCAGTTGCATCTTCAGCGAGGTCATGACTCTGGCAGCGTTTGGAG gGTTCGTCATCGCCGTCCTCCGATACCTTCAGCTGAGGAACAGGAACATTAAACCCTGGCTGAACGTCACCAGCCTGGTGGCCTTCTCTGCCGGCTGCTTCGGGATGACGCTCGTAGGAAACTTCCAG atattcaaCATGAAGATGATTCACAACGTGGGCACTCAGATGACGTTCGGCCTGGGGACGCTGTTCTGCTGGATGCAGTCCTACATCACCCTGAGGGTGAACCTGAACAACGAGGGGAGGAAAGTGGCCGTCGCTCGCTTCCTGTTGTCTGGAGCCATCACGGTCTGCATCATCCTCAAAACCT ACTTCTTCGTCATGTCCCAGCGCACAGAGGGAGCTCAGTGCCAGTGGTCGCTGGTCAtgttcttcctcatcttcctcagcACGTTTGGCATCGATTTCCGTCACATCCGCTTACAGATCGTTTGCTCAGACCGTGACGCAGACGCATCTCAAGGTCCCGTCACTCGGTTACAGACCTCGGACCAGCTGTAG